Within Thermococcus indicus, the genomic segment GTCATCGTCGAGGGCATAGACAGGGAAGCGGTTGGCCAGACCGCGGCCAACATCGAGCAGGCTACCAAGATAACCAAGTGGGACAGGCGTGTCTTCCAGGATGGTATCTACATCGTTGAGAAGGCTGGTAAGCCGATAAAGTTCTGAGGTGTGAGAAATGAACGAGAAGGCGAGACTCCTTAGGATAAGGGCCAGGATCAAGAGGAAGAAGCCCCGCTTCCTCCGCCAGGAGTGGTGGAGGTACCCGAAGTTCAGGAACGACCCCAAGTGGCGCAGGCCCAAGGGAATCGACAGCAAGATGAGGCTCAAGAAGAAGGGCAAGCCCCGCTCACCCAGCATAGGCTGGAGCTCCCCTAAGGCCGTTCGCGGTCTCCACCCGAGCGGCTACGAGGAGGTCCTCGTCCACAACGTCAGGGAGCTTGAGGCCATCGACCCGACCAGGCAGGCTGCAAGGATAGCGAGAACCGTTGGTGCCAGGAAGAGAGAGGCCATAATCGCCAGGGCCAAGGAGCTCGGCGTGAAGGTACTCAACCCGTGAGGTGAGGCTCATGCTCAAGATGCAGAGAAGGATTGCCGCTGATTTGTTGAAGTGCGGTGAGAACAGGGTCTGGATCGACCCGGAGAGGATTGATGACGTCGCCGCCGCCATAACTAGGGAGGACGTGAGGAGGCTCATCAACGACGGCGTCATCAAGAAGAAGCCCGTTAAGGGCCAGAGCAGGGCCCGTGCCAGGGCTTTCCAGGAGGCCAGGAAGAAGGGCCGCCACAGGGGCCCGGGAAGCAAGAAGGGTAAGAAGACCGCCAGGATGGGCAAGAAGGAGCGCTGGATGATGACCATAAGGGCCCTCAGAAAGGAGCTCAGGAAGCTCAAGGCCGAGGGCAAGCTCGACGAGCACACCTACAGGAGGCTCTACATCCGCGCCAAGGGCGGCCAGTTCAAGAACAAGAGGCAGCTCTACCTGTTCATGCAGGAGCACGACATACTGAAGGAGTGAGGTGAGAGAGATGGCACACGGACCGAGGTATAGGGTTCCGTTCAGGAGAAGGAGAGAGGGTAAGACTAACTATCACAAGAGGCTCGCCCTCCTCAAGTCTGGAAAGCCCAGGCTTGTCGTGAGGAAGACCCTCAACCACCACGTCGCCCAGATAGTCCTCTACGACCCGAAGGGTGACAAGACTGTCGTTTCGGCTCACACCAGGGAGCTCATGAGGGACTTCGGCTGGAAGGGCCACGGCGGCAACACCCCGAGCGCCTACCTGCTCGGTCTCCTCATAGGCTACAAGGCCAAGAAGGCCGGCATCGAGGAGGCCATCCTTGACATAGGCCTCCACCCGCCGACCAGGGGTTCGAGCATATTCGCCGTCCTCAAGGGAGCCGTTGATGCGGGCCTGGACGTTCCGCACAGCGAGGAGATCTACCCCGAGGACTACAGGATAAACGGCGAGCACATAGCGAACTACGCCAAGGCCCTTAAGGAGGAGGACGAGGCCCTCTACAGGAAGCAGTTCAGCGGCTACCTCGTCAAGGGCCTCGAGCCCGAGAAGCTCCCCGAGCACTTTGAGGATGTTAAGGCTAAGATAATCGAGAAGTTTGAGGGGGCGAGAGAAT encodes:
- a CDS encoding 50S ribosomal protein L32e, producing the protein MNEKARLLRIRARIKRKKPRFLRQEWWRYPKFRNDPKWRRPKGIDSKMRLKKKGKPRSPSIGWSSPKAVRGLHPSGYEEVLVHNVRELEAIDPTRQAARIARTVGARKREAIIARAKELGVKVLNP
- a CDS encoding 50S ribosomal protein L19e; this encodes MLKMQRRIAADLLKCGENRVWIDPERIDDVAAAITREDVRRLINDGVIKKKPVKGQSRARARAFQEARKKGRHRGPGSKKGKKTARMGKKERWMMTIRALRKELRKLKAEGKLDEHTYRRLYIRAKGGQFKNKRQLYLFMQEHDILKE
- a CDS encoding 50S ribosomal protein L18; the protein is MAHGPRYRVPFRRRREGKTNYHKRLALLKSGKPRLVVRKTLNHHVAQIVLYDPKGDKTVVSAHTRELMRDFGWKGHGGNTPSAYLLGLLIGYKAKKAGIEEAILDIGLHPPTRGSSIFAVLKGAVDAGLDVPHSEEIYPEDYRINGEHIANYAKALKEEDEALYRKQFSGYLVKGLEPEKLPEHFEDVKAKIIEKFEGARE